A genomic segment from Corylus avellana chromosome ca5, CavTom2PMs-1.0 encodes:
- the LOC132183083 gene encoding UPF0481 protein At3g47200-like — MGNNRLTRLLFQQITRKQWHPPADTRTGAFHGRPYSSNSLKEALKPEIPEEISSSAVCIYKVPDIMRRVQRKAYQPNVISIGPYHHGVERLEAMEKLKLKFVCRLFDQNGLELDLVKNALGKLEEEARICYSEEKEIRLGKDGFVEMMLVDGCFVVELLREVWRRESEHQIPFIQRWMLPIFRRDLIMLENQLPFFVLSELFEITSKNTTPPPPQPPCLQKLALHFFNPLLQRDFDTTPPKIVATGEGSTGARHFLDLFRSTIVPVTPARRKQPNMIRSTTELKEAGVKIQRAKHSQLLDVTYEEGVLKIPPLYIDDYKGTLFRNMMAFEKCHRHCHPDVTTYMFFFDGLINSAKDVGLLHYKEVLQHSLGSNREVAKLVSTICREIDRVADESYLYMVADDANSYFASIYAKFRAGLVRHYFSSWLVGFSTMGAIFALYLTLVQTASGIASAIEPLGKGDFGSYIKDSVLLPFSGKPSSRGGSTTGEDESL; from the coding sequence ATGGGGAACAATAGACTTACAAGGTTGCTCTTCCAGCAAATAACCAGAAAACAATGGCATCCTCCTGCAGATACAAGAACAGGTGCTTTTCATGGAAGGCCCTATTCAAGTAATTCACTCAAAGAGGCTTTGAAACCTGAGATTCCAGAAGAGATTTCCAGCTCTGCAGTCTGCATTTACAAGGTCCCAGATATCATGCGCCGGGTGCAGAGAAAGGCATATCAACCCAATGTCATCTCAATCGGTCCGTACCACCATGGCGTAGAGCGCCTCGAAGCCAtggaaaagctcaaactgaaaTTCGTTTGCCGCCTTTTTGACCAGAATGGACTCGAATTAGATCTTGTGAAGAATGCGTTGGGAAAGCTGGAGGAAGAAGCTCGGATTTGCTACTCGGAGGAAAAGGAAATCCGACTTGGAAAAGACGGATTTGTGGAGATGATGCTCGTCGATGGCTGCTTTGTTGTTGAGCTTCTTAGAGAGGTGTGGCGGCGTGAATCCGAACACCAAATACCTTTCATCCAAAGGTGGATGCTGCCCATTTTCCGTCGAGATCTGATAATGCTTGAAAACCAGCTCCCATTCTTTGTTCTGTCGGAATTGTTTGAAATCACAAGTAAAAATACTACGCCGCCGCCGCCGCAGCCGCCATGTTTGCAAAAGCTTGCGCTTCACTTCTTTAATCCTCTGCTGCAAAGAGATTTTGACACAACACCGCCGAAGATCGTAGCAACCGGTGAAGGAAGTACCGGAGCAAGGCACTTTCTCGACCTTTTCCGGTCGACTATTGTCCCGGTGACGCCGGCGAGACGGAAACAGCCCAACATGATCCGTTCAACAACGGAGCTGAAAGAAGCCGGTGTCAAAATACAGAGAGCAAAACATTCGCAGCTGCTCGATGTAACGTACGAGGAAGGGGTGCTGAAGATCCCTCCTCTGTACATCGACGATTACAAGGGTACCCTGTTTCGAAACATGATGGCATTCGAAAAATGCCACCGCCATTGCCACCCAGACGTCACCACCTACATGTTCTTCTTCGATGGACTCATCAACTCAGCAAAGGACGTGGGGCTTCTCCATTACAAAGAAGTGCTTCAGCATTCTTTGGGAAGTAACAGAGAGGTTGCTAAACTTGTGAGCACCATTTGCAGGGAAATTGATCGGGTTGCAGACGAGTCGTACTTGTACATGGTGGCGGATGACGCCAATTCTTACTTTGCTTCCATTTATGCCAAGTTTCGAGCAGGATTGGTGCGCCACTATTTCAGCAGCTGGCTGGTGGGATTCTCAACGATGGGTGCAATATTTGCTCTGTACCTGACCCTTGTTCAGACTGCATCTGGGATTGCTAGTGCCATCGAACCCCTGGGAAAAGGTGACTTCGGATCATATATAAAAGATTCAGTGTTGCTCCCTTTCTCTGGTAAGCCCAGCTCCAGAGGTGGTTCAACAACCGGAGAAGATGAATCCCTGTAG